The following nucleotide sequence is from Sulfurospirillum arsenophilum NBRC 109478.
CTGTTTCATTATTTAAGATACCCCATTAAGTTAAAAATAGGCAGTTTTGAGCTGCTTTCTAATTTTTTTAACCATTTGTCCATTTTGTCTGGTTTCTCCCAAACGGCAGTTTTGATTTGAGCAAGTTCTTCGACTCTGTTTTTAGCATCTTTGATCGAGCCAATTTCATCAATAAGGTGAATATTTAATGCTTTATGAGCGATAAAAACTTGTGCATTCGCAAACTCGTTTGGTTTAGCAAGGTTGAGTCCACGTGCTGTTGCTACATCGGTGATGAAAAGCGTGTAAGCATCATCAATAAGCTCTTTAAGCGCACCTCTCTCTTTAGGTGTCCACTCTCTGGTAAACGTTCCCATCTGTTTGTAGTCACCCGCAGTAATGATCTGCTCTGAGATGCCAAGCTTCTTAGCAAGTTCCGCAACATTTGGCGCTTGGAAAAGCACACCAATGGAGCCTACAAACGCACCAGGATTGGCGACGATATGATTTGCCCAGATGGAAGCATAGTAACTACCACTGGTCATACTTCCTGCGGCATACGCAACCACAGGTTTGTGTTCAGCTAAACGTTTGACAGCCATAGAAAGCTCGATGGAAGGAGCTAGAGCACCACCGGGAGAGTCTACATGTAAAAGCACACCTTTGATCTTTTCGTCTTTGTCCGCTTTGTCGATGTTGTCTAAAATTTCCTCAACATTGAGGATTTCACCCTCTATCTTGATGATTGCAAGATTAGGGTTTTTCAGCTCTTCTTGGGAGCCAAAAATAAGCACCAAAAGTAGTATAAAAAGCATTGCTTTAAAGTGGTTTTGGATGTAACCTAAAACGGCACCTATCCAAATAAAAGGTTTTTTAAGTAGGTCTAGCATTGTTTTTCTCCGTCAATAAAAGTTAAATGGGTTTGGTGCGTATGCAAGATGAGTTGTAAAGCCACATCTTCTTTTTCACACGCTTGTGGTAAAGTTGCCACGATAAGGTCACTATAGCGCTCTTTTTCAAGAACACCGCATGGAAGTTGTAATGCTTTAGAGGCATTACATGTAACGCTTTGCAGAAGCGTTTTCGCTAAGCTTGAAAGCTCATATTTAGGGTGCATCATAAGGGCGCTGCGCATTTCATCCCAAAGGCTGAGTGAAATGTTGGAACTCAGTCCATCGGTTCCTAACGTCAGGTTGATATTTTGTTTTTGCACGGCTTCAATATCCAATTTTCCCACACCCAAAAGTCGGTTGGAAACAGGACAATGCGTCAACGTTGCATTTTGTTTGGCAATAGTTTGAAGCTCTTGGTTGGTTGCTTGAACCCCATGTGTAAAAAGGGTAGGGTTTTGATCAAACAAATCGAGATATTCCGTCGCACTACACATAGGTTTTGCATGGGGATTAAACGCACTAAAAAACGTTTCAAAATCGCCACTTCCCTCATCAACCCAAGCACGCTCCGCAGGGCTTTCCATAAAATGTGTAGAGACCACACATCCCTCTTCTTTGGCAATTCCAAGTGCTTTTTTAGCCAAAATGGGGTGCGTTGAGTAAGGTGAATGCACGGAAACGGCAGGGATGAAACGTTTACATGTAAACTCCTTAGAGCTTTCAAGCCGCCCTCTAAAATCCCCATACATCGCATCAACGGCACTAGGAACGGAGCCTAAAACTTCGTTGAAATAGACGACACGTTGAGGGGTTTGAGCGCACGCTTCAAGGTCTGCTCCAAAACTGCTAATCGCACCCAAGGTAGTTGTACCGCTTTTAAGCATCTCTTGGAGTTTACCTGCAATAAGCTCCGTCGTTGCAAGCGCACTCAGCTCTTCTCGGTGTTTGATGACAGAACGAAGCCACGGAATAAAATCGCCATAGCGAAGCATACTTTGATTGGCACTAAATTCGAGATGCACATGGCTATTGATGAGACCAGGTAAAATTACACTGTTTTGAGGTGTTTCGATCACCGTTGCTGTAGGATGCTTGGCTTTGAGGTCTTCACTTTTTCCCACTTCGAGAATGTTTTGATCAAACAGGACCGCACCCTCTTCGATAATCTCAAAATCTTCGTTACATGTAAGTACAAAATCAGCAGTTATTAACGTCACTTTTTTCCTTAAATAATAAAATTACGATACTATCCTAAAGCTGATAGATCAACCTTCACTAACATTTGAACAAGGGTAAATGTTGGCGTAATTGTATCCTAAACTAAGCATTGATATAATAAGACTAAATTTTAAACAAAAGGTAACCAATGAAAGTTGTCGTGATCCAAGGTCCAAATTTA
It contains:
- the sppA gene encoding signal peptide peptidase SppA, which translates into the protein MLDLLKKPFIWIGAVLGYIQNHFKAMLFILLLVLIFGSQEELKNPNLAIIKIEGEILNVEEILDNIDKADKDEKIKGVLLHVDSPGGALAPSIELSMAVKRLAEHKPVVAYAAGSMTSGSYYASIWANHIVANPGAFVGSIGVLFQAPNVAELAKKLGISEQIITAGDYKQMGTFTREWTPKERGALKELIDDAYTLFITDVATARGLNLAKPNEFANAQVFIAHKALNIHLIDEIGSIKDAKNRVEELAQIKTAVWEKPDKMDKWLKKLESSSKLPIFNLMGYLK
- the mqnF gene encoding aminofutalosine deaminase family hydrolase, with translation MTLITADFVLTCNEDFEIIEEGAVLFDQNILEVGKSEDLKAKHPTATVIETPQNSVILPGLINSHVHLEFSANQSMLRYGDFIPWLRSVIKHREELSALATTELIAGKLQEMLKSGTTTLGAISSFGADLEACAQTPQRVVYFNEVLGSVPSAVDAMYGDFRGRLESSKEFTCKRFIPAVSVHSPYSTHPILAKKALGIAKEEGCVVSTHFMESPAERAWVDEGSGDFETFFSAFNPHAKPMCSATEYLDLFDQNPTLFTHGVQATNQELQTIAKQNATLTHCPVSNRLLGVGKLDIEAVQKQNINLTLGTDGLSSNISLSLWDEMRSALMMHPKYELSSLAKTLLQSVTCNASKALQLPCGVLEKERYSDLIVATLPQACEKEDVALQLILHTHQTHLTFIDGEKQC